The Ktedonobacterales bacterium genome includes a region encoding these proteins:
- a CDS encoding DUF1003 domain-containing protein gives MFLANKLHLDVLREHKQRAEESGAPVVLNPNEVHEEFKARLGLNGKVATVMTGVYGSMYFVYFLVCFMAGWMLWQSLMGHGAFDPYPFLLLLFIGNLIQLVGGPIIQVGQNLSSAHSELRAEADYEVNKKSFADLQDMQARLEKLELENRELLQWIKQNAVIHVSQEAQTLKAPPPDITSEQ, from the coding sequence ATGTTTCTTGCGAACAAACTGCATCTGGATGTCCTCCGCGAGCATAAGCAACGGGCTGAAGAATCGGGAGCGCCAGTGGTCTTAAATCCCAACGAGGTGCATGAAGAGTTTAAGGCGCGATTGGGATTGAATGGCAAAGTTGCCACGGTCATGACCGGGGTTTACGGGTCAATGTACTTTGTCTATTTCCTGGTTTGTTTTATGGCCGGGTGGATGCTCTGGCAAAGTCTTATGGGACACGGAGCTTTCGATCCCTATCCTTTTCTGCTGCTGCTCTTTATCGGCAATCTGATTCAGCTTGTGGGCGGGCCAATCATCCAGGTCGGCCAGAACCTTTCTTCGGCGCATTCGGAACTGCGGGCTGAGGCAGATTATGAGGTAAACAAGAAGAGCTTCGCCGACCTTCAAGATATGCAGGCCCGTCTGGAGAAGCTGGAATTGGAGAACCGCGAATTGCTTCAGTGGATCAAGCAGAATGCAGTGATCCACGTCTCTCAAGAAGCTCAGACGCTCAAAGCGCCTCCACCTGACATCACCAGCGAGCAGTAG